In the Planctomycetota bacterium genome, one interval contains:
- a CDS encoding Gfo/Idh/MocA family oxidoreductase, with protein MSSTTLTRREFFRAAAAAAAPYVIASTALGGEGALPASERIALGFIGLGGRGGGILKHFLQQGVSEAIAVCDVWKSRAEAWSERLGGGVAAYQDFRDLLARRDIDAVVIATPDHWHVLQSIAAVRAGKDVFCEKPLAPTVREGRALCDAVERYGRVFLHGTHQRSFGRFRLACEIVRNERIGKLHTIRVCERGSWADAVRPVQPVPPELDYDLWLGQAPEIPYVGQALGGGMWQCRSDYTAGWISGCGVHPLDIAQWGNGTDRTGPVEVEGRGVYPKDGFNDTAIDWHVEMTYSSGVRLIFTSTHNDVNSPEVGARFEGAEGWVMAHGNAFSIKAEPPSLLQTVIRPGEIHLPRSDNHATHFLECIRSRQETVAPAEVAHRSTTLCLISDIAMRLGRKLRWDPATETFPGDEEANRLLSRAMRSPWTL; from the coding sequence ATGTCGTCCACCACGCTGACGCGCCGGGAGTTCTTCCGTGCCGCCGCCGCGGCGGCCGCACCGTACGTCATCGCCTCCACGGCGCTCGGGGGCGAGGGCGCCCTGCCCGCCAGCGAGCGGATCGCCCTGGGCTTCATCGGCCTCGGCGGCCGGGGCGGCGGCATCCTCAAGCACTTCCTCCAGCAGGGCGTCTCCGAAGCCATCGCCGTCTGCGACGTGTGGAAGAGCCGGGCCGAGGCCTGGAGCGAGCGCCTGGGCGGCGGCGTGGCCGCCTACCAGGACTTCCGCGACCTCCTCGCACGCCGCGACATCGACGCCGTCGTCATCGCCACCCCCGACCACTGGCACGTCCTTCAGTCGATTGCCGCGGTGCGCGCCGGCAAGGACGTCTTCTGCGAGAAGCCGCTCGCCCCGACCGTCCGCGAGGGCCGGGCCCTGTGCGACGCCGTCGAGCGGTACGGCCGCGTCTTCCTCCACGGCACGCACCAGCGTTCGTTCGGCCGGTTCCGCTTGGCGTGCGAGATCGTCCGCAACGAGCGGATCGGCAAGTTGCACACGATTCGCGTGTGCGAGCGCGGCAGTTGGGCCGACGCCGTGCGGCCGGTCCAGCCCGTCCCCCCCGAACTCGACTACGACCTCTGGCTGGGCCAGGCACCCGAGATCCCCTACGTCGGCCAGGCGCTGGGCGGCGGAATGTGGCAGTGCCGATCGGACTACACGGCCGGGTGGATCTCCGGCTGCGGCGTCCACCCCCTCGACATCGCCCAGTGGGGCAACGGCACCGACCGCACCGGACCCGTCGAGGTCGAGGGCCGCGGCGTCTATCCCAAGGACGGCTTCAACGACACCGCCATCGACTGGCACGTCGAGATGACGTACTCGAGCGGCGTGCGGCTCATTTTCACGAGCACGCACAACGACGTGAACTCGCCGGAGGTGGGGGCACGCTTCGAGGGCGCCGAGGGATGGGTCATGGCCCACGGCAACGCCTTCTCGATTAAGGCTGAACCGCCGTCGCTCCTCCAGACGGTCATCCGGCCCGGCGAGATCCACCTCCCGCGCAGCGACAACCACGCCACGCACTTCCTGGAGTGTATCCGCAGCCGCCAGGAGACCGTCGCCCCGGCCGAAGTCGCGCACCGGTCCACGACGCTCTGCCTCATCAGCGACATCGCGATGCGCCTGGGCCGCAAACTCCGCTGGGACCCCGCCACCGAGACGTTTCCCGGCGACGAGGAGGCCAACCGCTTGCTCAGCCGGGCCATGCGCTCGCCCTGGACGCTCTGA